Proteins from a single region of Polycladomyces zharkentensis:
- the trxA gene encoding thioredoxin, with protein sequence MAIVDVTDQTFANEVESGGTVLVDFWAPWCGPCKMIAPVLEEVDGEIGDKLKIAKVNVDNNPDTASRFGVMSIPTLMVFKNGEMVAKMSGYQPKEQLMQWLNQYL encoded by the coding sequence ATGGCCATTGTGGACGTGACGGATCAAACCTTTGCCAACGAAGTAGAATCCGGCGGCACCGTACTGGTGGACTTTTGGGCTCCGTGGTGCGGACCGTGCAAAATGATTGCGCCGGTTTTGGAAGAAGTGGATGGAGAAATCGGCGATAAATTGAAAATCGCCAAAGTGAATGTGGACAACAACCCGGACACCGCCAGCCGTTTTGGTGTGATGAGCATTCCGACTCTGATGGTGTTCAAAAACGGCGAAATGGTGGCCAAAATGTCCGGTTATCAACCCAAAGAGCAATTGATGCAGTGGTTGAATCAATATTTGTGA